One segment of Mycobacteriales bacterium DNA contains the following:
- a CDS encoding NAD(P) transhydrogenase subunit alpha: MQPDRASNRGNGVLVGVARETVTGERRVALVPDAVARLQAVGLDVAVESGAGAGALFADAAYAAAGARVVDTATLYADSALLLGVHPPAGDRRDRLHAGQVLIGLLQPLADPVLVHDLVEAKVTGISLDGLPRTLSRAQSMDALTSQANVAGYKAALVAADTFGGFFPMLMTAAGTVRPATVLVVGAGVAGLQAIGTARRLGAMVTGYDVRDAARADVASMGAAFLDLGTTVSAAGGDGYARELTVDEMRSQRAAMTRAAATFDIVITTAQVPGRPPPLLIAADAVAAMEPGSVVVDLAAGPFGGNVDGSMPDTTVVTDHGVTIIGAGNLAASVPRAASSAYARNVAALLAYLVRDGELHLDPDDEITAGVLLTLDGEIVRPDLRAGRPEGGPA, from the coding sequence GTGCAGCCCGACCGAGCGAGTAATCGCGGAAACGGCGTGCTGGTCGGAGTTGCCCGCGAGACCGTCACCGGTGAGCGGCGGGTGGCGCTCGTTCCCGACGCGGTCGCCCGGCTGCAGGCGGTCGGTCTCGACGTGGCGGTCGAGTCCGGTGCCGGTGCCGGGGCCTTGTTCGCCGACGCCGCCTACGCCGCCGCGGGGGCCCGCGTCGTCGACACCGCGACGCTCTACGCCGACTCCGCCCTGCTGCTCGGCGTACACCCGCCGGCGGGGGATCGGCGCGACCGGCTGCACGCGGGGCAGGTGCTGATCGGACTGCTGCAGCCGTTGGCCGACCCGGTGCTGGTGCATGACCTTGTCGAGGCGAAGGTCACCGGGATCAGCCTCGACGGGTTGCCCCGCACGTTGAGCCGGGCGCAGTCGATGGACGCCTTGACGTCGCAGGCCAATGTCGCCGGCTACAAGGCGGCCCTCGTCGCCGCGGACACCTTCGGTGGCTTCTTCCCCATGTTGATGACCGCGGCGGGAACGGTCCGCCCGGCCACCGTGCTCGTCGTCGGTGCCGGCGTGGCCGGTCTGCAGGCGATCGGCACGGCGCGGCGGCTGGGGGCGATGGTCACCGGTTACGACGTACGCGACGCGGCCCGGGCCGACGTGGCCTCGATGGGCGCCGCCTTCCTCGACCTCGGTACGACGGTGTCGGCGGCCGGCGGCGACGGCTACGCCCGCGAGCTGACGGTGGACGAGATGCGCTCCCAACGGGCCGCGATGACCCGTGCCGCCGCCACGTTCGACATCGTCATCACCACGGCGCAGGTGCCCGGCCGGCCGCCGCCGCTGCTGATCGCAGCCGACGCCGTCGCCGCGATGGAGCCGGGTTCGGTCGTCGTCGATCTCGCCGCCGGCCCGTTCGGCGGCAACGTCGACGGTTCGATGCCCGACACCACGGTCGTGACCGACCACGGCGTGACGATCATCGGGGCGGGCAACTTGGCCGCCAGTGTGCCCCGCGCGGCGTCATCGGCCTACGCCCGCAACGTCGCGGCGCTGCTCGCCTACCTCGTCCGCGACGGCGAACTGCACCTCGACCCGGACGACGAGATCACCGCGGGCGTTCTCCTCACCCTCGACGGCGAGATCGTCCGACCCGACCTGCGCGCCGGGCGACCCGAAGGTGGACCGGCCTGA
- a CDS encoding cellulase family glycosylhydrolase, whose protein sequence is MRRSSRVGRRWRSATLGAAVLVATAVGVGVAGPSAAAAPAAPTLQVAGHTLVDQHHHAVRLLGVNRSGAEFACVQNNGIFDGPSDAASVQAIAGWGVTAVRVPLNEDCWLGIDGVNPAYSGSAYQKAIENYVALLHRNGMAAILDLHWTDGADPTGGCPSATATCQKPMPDAAHTPAFWRSVASHFKNDRSTLFDLFNEPYPNTPIPDSAQAWTCWRDGADACPGIHYRVAGMQSLVTAVRSTGARNVVMVGGLSYSNDLSGWLRYAPRDPAHQLVASWHSYNFNACITASCWDTTLAPVAAKVPLIAGEIGENDCGHGYVDTLMAWLDAHKLSYLGWTWNTWDCSSGPALISSYDGTPTAYGVGLRDHLRALAARRS, encoded by the coding sequence GTGAGACGCAGCAGTCGGGTCGGACGCCGGTGGCGGAGCGCGACACTCGGCGCAGCGGTCCTCGTCGCGACCGCGGTCGGCGTCGGGGTCGCCGGGCCGAGCGCGGCCGCCGCGCCCGCGGCGCCGACGCTGCAGGTCGCCGGCCACACCCTGGTCGATCAGCACCACCACGCGGTGCGGCTGCTCGGCGTCAACCGGTCCGGTGCGGAGTTCGCCTGCGTGCAGAACAACGGGATCTTCGACGGGCCGTCCGACGCGGCTTCGGTGCAGGCCATCGCCGGCTGGGGGGTCACGGCCGTGCGGGTGCCGCTGAACGAGGACTGCTGGCTCGGCATCGACGGGGTCAACCCCGCCTACTCAGGGTCGGCGTACCAGAAGGCGATCGAGAACTACGTCGCGCTGCTCCACCGCAACGGCATGGCCGCGATCCTCGACCTGCACTGGACCGACGGCGCCGATCCGACCGGCGGCTGCCCGTCGGCCACCGCAACCTGCCAGAAGCCGATGCCGGATGCGGCCCACACGCCGGCCTTCTGGCGATCGGTGGCGAGCCACTTCAAGAACGACCGCTCGACCCTCTTCGACCTGTTCAACGAGCCCTACCCCAACACGCCGATCCCCGACAGCGCACAGGCCTGGACCTGCTGGCGCGACGGCGCCGACGCCTGCCCCGGCATCCACTACCGGGTGGCCGGCATGCAGAGCCTCGTCACCGCCGTCCGGTCCACCGGCGCCCGCAACGTCGTCATGGTCGGCGGGCTCAGCTACAGCAACGACCTGTCCGGCTGGCTCCGCTACGCGCCGCGCGATCCCGCCCACCAGCTGGTCGCGTCCTGGCACTCCTACAACTTCAACGCCTGTATCACCGCGAGCTGCTGGGACACCACGCTCGCGCCGGTGGCCGCCAAGGTGCCGCTGATCGCCGGGGAGATCGGGGAGAACGACTGCGGGCACGGCTACGTCGACACCTTGATGGCGTGGCTCGACGCCCACAAGCTCTCCTACCTCGGGTGGACGTGGAACACCTGGGACTGCTCGAGCGGTCCGGCGCTGATCAGCAGTTACGACGGCACGCCGACCGCGTACGGCGTCGGTCTGCGCGATCACCTACGGGCCTTGGCCGCCCGCCGGTCATGA
- a CDS encoding glycosyl hydrolase 53 family protein: MTGPSRRGRLSRRAVLAGVPALAGAAALGPGPAATAAEPDAARRALPVRGADISFTLQEEAAGTTYRRGGVAAPVERILAGYGASHVRLRVWVDPPAGYSDLADALILARRARRAGLRLLLDLHYADFWADPGHQPTPAAWQALDLPGLVRTVHRYTRDVVAAFADQGTPLAMVAIGNEITNGMLWPLGQVYRSDGEHWAPLAELLRAGVAGVRDAGRRPGGRPLTMIHIDRGGDNAGSRYFFDHILAERVRFDLIGQSYYPFWHGPLAALRANLGDLAARYGKDIVVAETAYPWTTGNGDALANSFTSADQLPDAAAFPPTRAGQAAYFEALRQVIAQVPGGHGAGFFDWEPEWVPGVGWEPGAGNPNDNLTMFDWTGEALPSMRAFRRPARTTS, encoded by the coding sequence ATGACAGGTCCGAGCCGTCGGGGCAGGCTGTCCCGCCGGGCCGTCCTCGCGGGAGTGCCCGCGCTGGCCGGCGCCGCCGCCCTCGGGCCCGGCCCGGCGGCGACGGCAGCCGAGCCCGACGCGGCTCGGCGGGCCCTGCCGGTCCGCGGCGCGGACATCTCCTTCACCCTGCAGGAGGAGGCCGCGGGGACGACGTACCGCCGCGGTGGTGTCGCCGCGCCGGTGGAGCGGATCCTCGCCGGTTACGGCGCGTCGCATGTGCGGCTGCGGGTGTGGGTCGATCCGCCGGCGGGCTACAGCGACCTCGCCGATGCGCTGATCCTCGCCCGGCGGGCCCGCCGGGCCGGTCTCCGGTTGCTGCTCGACCTGCACTACGCGGACTTCTGGGCCGACCCCGGTCACCAACCGACGCCGGCGGCCTGGCAGGCCCTCGACCTGCCCGGCCTGGTCCGCACCGTGCACCGCTACACCCGCGACGTCGTCGCCGCATTCGCCGACCAGGGCACGCCGTTGGCCATGGTGGCGATCGGCAACGAGATCACCAACGGCATGCTCTGGCCGCTCGGTCAGGTCTACCGATCCGACGGGGAGCACTGGGCACCGCTCGCCGAGTTGCTGCGGGCCGGTGTCGCCGGGGTCCGCGACGCCGGCCGGCGTCCGGGCGGCCGGCCGCTCACGATGATCCACATCGATCGGGGCGGGGACAACGCCGGCTCGCGCTACTTCTTCGACCACATCCTGGCCGAGCGGGTCCGCTTCGATCTGATCGGCCAGTCCTACTACCCGTTCTGGCACGGGCCGCTGGCTGCGCTCCGGGCGAACCTCGGCGATCTCGCCGCCCGCTACGGCAAGGACATCGTGGTCGCGGAGACGGCGTACCCGTGGACGACCGGCAACGGCGACGCGCTCGCCAACTCCTTCACCAGCGCCGACCAGCTACCCGACGCGGCCGCGTTCCCGCCGACCCGGGCCGGGCAGGCGGCGTACTTCGAGGCGCTCCGGCAGGTCATCGCGCAGGTCCCGGGCGGGCACGGTGCGGGGTTCTTCGACTGGGAGCCGGAGTGGGTGCCGGGCGTCGGCTGGGAGCCGGGGGCCGGCAATCCCAACGACAACCTGACGATGTTCGACTGGACCGGCGAGGCACTGCCGTCGATGCGTGCCTTCCGCCGCCCGGCACGGACGACGAGCTAA
- the coaE gene encoding dephospho-CoA kinase, with the protein MLRVGLTGGIGAGKSTVAGMLADRGALVVDADVLAREVVAPGTPGHAEVVAEFGPQVLAEDGGLDRARLGRLVFADPAARERLNAIVHPLVAQRFAELVDAAPPDAVVVHDVPLLVENGLAGRYDLVVVVEAPADQRVSRLAESRRMSEDEARSRMAAQADDDQRRAVADVVLVNDGDRDGLARQVDALWRERVEPAR; encoded by the coding sequence GTGCTGCGGGTGGGCCTGACCGGCGGGATCGGCGCGGGAAAGAGCACCGTCGCCGGGATGCTCGCCGACCGCGGCGCCCTGGTGGTCGACGCTGACGTCCTGGCTCGTGAGGTGGTGGCGCCGGGTACGCCGGGACATGCCGAGGTGGTGGCGGAATTCGGTCCGCAGGTGCTCGCCGAGGACGGCGGGCTCGACCGGGCCCGGCTCGGCCGGCTCGTGTTCGCCGACCCTGCGGCGCGCGAACGGCTCAACGCGATCGTGCACCCACTCGTCGCGCAGCGGTTCGCCGAACTGGTCGACGCCGCGCCGCCGGACGCCGTCGTGGTGCACGACGTACCGCTGCTCGTGGAGAACGGGTTGGCCGGCAGATACGACCTCGTGGTGGTGGTCGAGGCGCCTGCGGATCAGCGCGTGAGCCGGCTGGCCGAGTCCCGCCGGATGAGCGAGGACGAGGCGCGCTCCCGGATGGCCGCGCAGGCCGACGACGACCAGCGCCGCGCCGTCGCCGACGTGGTCCTGGTCAACGACGGAGACCGGGACGGGCTGGCCCGCCAGGTCGACGCGCTCTGGCGGGAGCGCGTCGAGCCCGCGCGTTAG
- the rpsA gene encoding 30S ribosomal protein S1 — MTSTTESTTLAPAGEQPAHETPHVAVNDIGSAEDFLAAIDQTIKYFNDGDIVEGTIVKVDRDEVLLDIGYKTEGVIPSRELSIKHDVDPHDVVNVGDDVEALVLQKEDKEGRLILSKKRAQYERAWGTIEKIKDEDGIVTGTVIEVVKGGLILDIGLRGFLPASLVEMRRVRDLQPYVGRELEAKIIELDKNRNNVVLSRRAWLEQTQSEVRTEFLNKLEKGQVRKGVVSSIVNFGAFVDLGGVDGLVHVSELSWKHIDHPSEVVEVGQEVTVEVLDVDLDRERVSLSLKATQEDPWRQFARTHQIGQVVPGKVTKLVPFGAFVRVHEGIEGLVHISELAERHVEIPEQVVQVNDDIMVKVIDIDLERRRISLSLKQANEGTIGEATGFDPAAYGMEAQYDQQGNYIYPEGFDPETGEWLEGYDSQREQWEKQYAEAHTRYEAHMKQVEEAKKAEAEAAGADSSFSSAQPAVEDDSGTLASDEALAALREKLAGGKED, encoded by the coding sequence ATGACGTCCACCACCGAGTCCACCACCCTCGCGCCCGCCGGCGAGCAGCCGGCCCACGAAACCCCGCACGTCGCCGTCAACGACATCGGTTCGGCCGAGGACTTCCTCGCCGCCATCGATCAGACCATCAAATACTTCAATGATGGCGACATCGTCGAGGGCACCATCGTCAAGGTCGACCGGGACGAGGTGCTGCTGGACATCGGATACAAGACCGAGGGCGTGATCCCCTCCCGTGAGCTGTCGATCAAGCACGACGTCGACCCGCACGATGTCGTCAACGTCGGCGACGACGTCGAGGCTCTGGTCCTGCAGAAGGAGGACAAGGAGGGTCGGCTGATCCTGTCCAAGAAGCGCGCTCAGTACGAGCGCGCCTGGGGCACGATCGAGAAGATCAAGGACGAGGACGGCATCGTCACCGGCACGGTGATCGAGGTCGTCAAGGGCGGACTGATCCTCGACATCGGGCTGCGCGGCTTCCTGCCCGCCTCCCTGGTCGAGATGCGCCGGGTCCGCGACCTGCAGCCCTACGTCGGCCGCGAGCTCGAAGCGAAGATCATCGAGCTGGACAAGAACCGCAACAACGTCGTGCTCTCCCGCCGCGCCTGGCTGGAGCAGACGCAGTCCGAGGTGCGCACCGAGTTCCTCAACAAGCTCGAGAAGGGGCAGGTCCGCAAGGGCGTCGTCTCCTCGATCGTCAACTTCGGCGCCTTCGTCGACCTGGGCGGGGTCGACGGCCTGGTGCACGTCTCCGAGCTGTCCTGGAAGCACATCGACCACCCGAGCGAGGTCGTCGAGGTCGGCCAGGAGGTCACCGTCGAGGTGCTCGACGTCGACCTGGACCGCGAGCGGGTCTCGCTGTCGCTGAAGGCGACGCAGGAAGACCCGTGGCGGCAGTTCGCCCGTACCCACCAGATCGGCCAGGTCGTCCCGGGCAAGGTCACCAAGCTGGTGCCGTTCGGCGCGTTCGTGCGCGTCCACGAGGGCATCGAGGGCCTGGTGCACATCTCCGAGCTGGCCGAGCGGCACGTCGAGATCCCCGAGCAGGTCGTGCAGGTCAACGACGACATCATGGTGAAGGTCATCGACATCGACCTCGAGCGCCGTCGGATCAGCCTGTCGCTCAAGCAGGCCAACGAGGGCACCATCGGCGAGGCGACCGGGTTCGACCCGGCGGCCTACGGCATGGAGGCTCAGTACGACCAGCAGGGCAACTACATCTACCCGGAGGGCTTCGACCCGGAGACCGGTGAGTGGCTCGAGGGTTACGACTCGCAGCGTGAGCAGTGGGAGAAGCAGTACGCCGAGGCGCACACCCGCTACGAGGCGCACATGAAGCAGGTCGAGGAGGCCAAGAAGGCCGAGGCCGAGGCGGCCGGTGCCGACTCGTCGTTCTCCTCGGCGCAGCCTGCGGTCGAGGATGACTCGGGCACCCTGGCATCCGACGAGGCGCTTGCCGCGCTGCGCGAGAAGCTCGCCGGTGGCAAGGAAGACTGA
- a CDS encoding class I SAM-dependent methyltransferase: MAGIAHRDAPSADSRRANRRWWDADADDYHARHGDFLGDADFVWCPEGLREADAGLLGDVAGRRVLEVGCGSAPCARWLRAQGAVVAAFDLSAGMLRHARAGQVRTGLRVPLVQADAEALPFATESVEIACSAFGAVPFCADSAAVMREVARVLEPGGRWVFATSHPLRWVFADDPGPGGLVAQTPYFDRSPYVEVDAEGRSTYVEHHRTIGDRVREIVAAGLTLVDLIEPEWPAGHDRVWGQWSPLRGALLPGTAIYVCGKPGSAAR, translated from the coding sequence GTGGCCGGAATCGCCCACCGCGACGCCCCGTCGGCGGACTCGCGACGGGCCAACCGCCGGTGGTGGGACGCCGACGCCGACGACTACCACGCCCGGCACGGGGACTTCCTCGGTGACGCGGACTTCGTCTGGTGTCCGGAGGGCCTCCGGGAGGCCGACGCCGGGCTGCTCGGCGACGTGGCCGGCCGGCGGGTGCTCGAGGTGGGCTGCGGGTCGGCGCCGTGCGCCCGCTGGCTCCGCGCCCAGGGAGCGGTCGTCGCCGCCTTCGACCTCTCGGCGGGGATGCTGCGGCACGCCCGGGCGGGACAGGTGCGCACCGGCCTGCGGGTGCCGCTGGTGCAGGCCGACGCCGAGGCGCTGCCGTTCGCCACGGAGAGTGTCGAGATCGCCTGCTCGGCGTTCGGCGCCGTCCCGTTCTGCGCCGATTCGGCCGCGGTGATGCGCGAGGTCGCACGCGTGCTCGAGCCGGGCGGGCGCTGGGTCTTCGCGACCTCGCACCCGCTGCGCTGGGTCTTCGCCGACGACCCGGGCCCCGGTGGACTGGTCGCGCAGACTCCGTACTTCGACCGCAGCCCCTACGTCGAGGTCGACGCCGAGGGCCGGTCGACGTACGTCGAGCACCACCGCACGATCGGCGACCGGGTGCGGGAGATCGTCGCCGCCGGGCTCACGCTGGTCGACCTCATCGAGCCGGAGTGGCCCGCCGGCCACGACCGGGTGTGGGGGCAGTGGAGCCCGCTGCGCGGCGCGCTGCTGCCCGGCACCGCCATCTACGTATGCGGCAAGCCCGGCTCGGCGGCCCGATGA
- a CDS encoding FAD-dependent monooxygenase: MTNTGRTAVVVGAGIGGLTSALALAKTGWQVTVLERTSLPVDVGAGISLWPNAMRVLDLLDVGDRVREVAAPLDGDGGLRLPSGRWLSRAGEGSALVEVVIAHRADLHHILRAALPDGALHVGATQTGVRIAPAGSGAEVEYDADGARRRLAADLVVGADGLRSGIRGQLWPAARPPVYRGYTSWRAVTPADAITVNGGGETWGAGERFGYLPLTGGRVYWFAVANATASGPDPAGPHGGDVAAVRRRLARWHHPVPQLLDASPDDSVLHLDICDLPALPTYVSGPVALLGDAAHAMTPDMGQGGCQAIEDAAVLAASLRGREVPAALARYDAARRRRTQAIVRASRQTGRFAQWHNPAVVAIRNAAIRLTPPAVAMRPMARVSAWTPPDLG; this comes from the coding sequence ATGACGAACACCGGACGCACCGCCGTCGTGGTCGGCGCGGGCATCGGCGGGCTGACCTCGGCGCTGGCCCTGGCGAAGACGGGCTGGCAGGTCACGGTCCTCGAGCGGACGTCGCTCCCCGTCGATGTCGGCGCCGGGATCTCGCTGTGGCCGAACGCCATGCGGGTGCTCGATCTGCTCGACGTCGGTGACCGGGTCCGGGAGGTGGCCGCGCCGCTGGACGGCGACGGCGGCCTGCGGCTGCCCTCCGGCCGGTGGCTCAGCCGGGCCGGCGAAGGTTCCGCGCTCGTCGAGGTCGTCATTGCGCACCGGGCCGATCTGCACCACATCCTGCGCGCGGCCCTGCCCGACGGGGCGCTGCACGTCGGCGCCACCCAGACCGGGGTGCGGATCGCCCCGGCCGGGTCGGGTGCGGAGGTCGAGTACGACGCGGACGGTGCGCGCCGGCGCCTCGCCGCCGATCTCGTGGTGGGCGCCGACGGCCTGCGCAGCGGCATCCGCGGGCAGCTCTGGCCGGCCGCCCGGCCGCCGGTCTATCGCGGCTACACGTCCTGGCGGGCGGTCACCCCGGCCGACGCGATCACCGTCAACGGTGGCGGGGAGACCTGGGGTGCGGGCGAGCGGTTCGGCTACCTGCCGCTCACCGGCGGGCGCGTGTACTGGTTCGCGGTCGCGAACGCGACGGCATCCGGACCCGACCCGGCGGGGCCGCACGGCGGCGACGTGGCGGCGGTACGGCGCCGGCTGGCCCGCTGGCACCACCCGGTGCCGCAACTGCTCGACGCCTCCCCCGACGACTCGGTGCTGCACCTGGACATCTGCGATCTGCCGGCGCTGCCGACCTACGTGTCGGGGCCGGTGGCCCTGCTCGGCGACGCGGCGCATGCCATGACCCCGGACATGGGTCAGGGCGGGTGCCAGGCGATCGAGGACGCGGCGGTGCTCGCCGCCAGCCTGCGCGGCCGCGAGGTGCCGGCGGCGCTGGCCCGCTACGACGCGGCCCGCCGGCGACGTACCCAGGCGATCGTGCGGGCCTCCCGCCAGACCGGCCGGTTCGCGCAATGGCACAACCCGGCGGTGGTCGCGATCCGCAACGCCGCGATCCGGCTCACCCCGCCGGCGGTCGCGATGCGCCCGATGGCCCGGGTCTCGGCGTGGACACCGCCGGACCTGGGCTGA
- the polA gene encoding DNA polymerase I, with the protein MTDTPRLLLLDGHSLAYRAFFALPVENFSTTTGQPTNAVYGFTSMLINVLRDEQPTHIGVAFDVSRKTFRSETYADYKAGRSETPADFKGQVSLIREVLDALRIPVAAVEGYEADDVIATLTTQATADGMDVLICTGDRDALQLVDDHVTVLYPRRGVSDLTRFTPEAVQEKYGLSPVQYPDFAALRGDPSDNLPGIPGVGEKTAAKWIREFGSLNGLVDRVDEVRGKAGDALRANLSSVLRNRQLTELVRDVEVPVTPAQLARASWDRDEVHVLFDNIQFRVLRDRLFDTLTAVEPEADEGFDVEGHRLGPDEVAGWLDENARSGRRLGISVRGTWGRGVGIVTGLALAVEGGDGAFVDPEQLTDSDEQALVAWLADPTVPKAAHDLKGPLLALHARGWDMHGITSDTALAAYLALPGQRSFDLADLSLRYLRRELRADEPDSGQLSLDGGEEEADATAAQIEVVKARAVADLARALDDDLDTRGATRLLADLELPLLGVLATMEETGIGADAEKLSDLQSELAGRVKSVEQEAFATVGHEFNLGSPKQLQQVLFDELKLPKTKRIKSGYTTDADALAWLAEQTPDVELPAILLRHRDAARLKSVVESLIPMVDDVGRIHTTFQQTVAATGRLSSTDPNLQNIPIRTAEGRRIRQAFVVGPGYESLLTADYSQIEMRIMATLSEDAGLITAFTSGEDLHTFVASRAFGLPIDAIDPELRRRVKAMSYGLAYGLSAYGLAQQLRITPDEAREQMTAYFERFGGVRDYLRNVVDEARRAGYTETILGRRRYLPDLTSDNRQRREMAERMALNAPIQGSAADIIKVAMLGVDRALRETGLRSRMLLQVHDELVFEVAPGEREQLEKLVRDEMGSAYELAVPMDVSVGVGSTWDDAGH; encoded by the coding sequence ATGACCGACACTCCCCGGCTGCTGCTCCTGGACGGGCACTCCCTGGCCTACCGCGCGTTCTTCGCGCTGCCTGTGGAGAACTTCTCGACCACCACCGGTCAGCCGACCAATGCGGTCTACGGGTTCACCTCGATGCTGATCAACGTGCTGCGCGACGAGCAGCCGACCCACATCGGCGTCGCCTTCGACGTGTCCCGCAAGACGTTCCGCTCCGAGACCTACGCCGACTACAAGGCCGGCCGGTCCGAGACGCCGGCCGACTTCAAGGGCCAGGTGAGCCTGATCCGGGAGGTCCTCGACGCGCTGCGGATCCCGGTGGCTGCGGTCGAGGGCTACGAGGCCGACGACGTCATCGCGACGCTCACGACGCAGGCGACCGCCGACGGCATGGACGTCCTGATCTGTACCGGCGACCGCGACGCCCTGCAGTTGGTCGACGACCACGTGACGGTGCTCTACCCGCGCCGCGGCGTCTCCGACCTGACCCGGTTCACCCCGGAGGCGGTGCAGGAGAAGTACGGCCTGTCCCCGGTGCAGTACCCCGACTTCGCGGCGCTGCGGGGCGATCCGAGTGACAACCTGCCGGGCATCCCGGGAGTGGGGGAGAAGACCGCCGCCAAATGGATCCGGGAGTTCGGCTCGCTGAACGGGCTGGTCGACCGGGTCGACGAGGTGCGCGGCAAGGCCGGTGACGCCCTGCGCGCCAACCTCTCGTCGGTGCTGCGCAACCGCCAGCTCACCGAGTTGGTGCGCGACGTCGAGGTTCCGGTGACGCCGGCCCAGCTGGCGCGCGCGTCGTGGGACCGCGACGAGGTACACGTTCTCTTCGACAACATCCAGTTCCGGGTGCTGCGCGACCGGCTCTTCGACACCCTCACCGCCGTCGAGCCCGAGGCCGACGAGGGCTTCGACGTGGAGGGTCACCGGCTCGGCCCGGACGAGGTCGCCGGCTGGCTCGACGAAAACGCCCGCTCGGGTCGCCGGCTCGGGATCTCGGTGCGTGGCACGTGGGGCCGCGGCGTCGGTATCGTCACCGGCCTCGCGCTGGCGGTCGAGGGCGGCGACGGTGCGTTCGTCGACCCCGAGCAGCTCACCGACTCCGACGAGCAGGCCCTGGTGGCGTGGCTCGCCGACCCCACTGTGCCCAAGGCTGCGCACGACCTGAAGGGACCGCTGCTCGCGCTGCACGCCCGTGGCTGGGACATGCACGGGATCACCAGCGACACCGCGCTCGCCGCCTACCTCGCGCTGCCCGGCCAGCGCAGCTTCGACCTCGCCGACCTGTCGTTGCGCTACCTGCGCCGGGAGCTGCGTGCCGACGAACCCGACTCCGGCCAACTGTCGCTGGACGGCGGCGAAGAGGAGGCCGACGCGACCGCGGCCCAGATCGAGGTGGTCAAGGCGCGCGCCGTGGCCGACCTCGCCCGGGCGCTCGACGACGATCTCGACACCCGGGGCGCCACCCGGCTGCTCGCCGACCTCGAGCTGCCGTTGCTCGGCGTGCTCGCGACGATGGAGGAGACAGGGATCGGCGCCGACGCCGAGAAGCTCAGCGACCTGCAGTCCGAGCTCGCCGGACGGGTCAAGTCGGTCGAGCAGGAGGCGTTCGCCACCGTCGGGCACGAGTTCAATCTCGGCTCACCCAAGCAGCTGCAGCAGGTGCTCTTCGACGAGCTGAAGCTGCCCAAGACCAAGCGGATCAAGTCGGGCTACACCACCGACGCCGACGCGCTGGCCTGGCTCGCCGAGCAGACGCCCGACGTCGAGCTCCCGGCGATCCTGCTCCGGCATCGGGACGCGGCCCGGTTGAAGTCCGTCGTCGAGTCGCTGATCCCGATGGTCGACGACGTCGGCCGGATCCATACCACTTTCCAGCAGACCGTCGCGGCCACCGGTCGGCTGTCCTCGACCGACCCCAACCTGCAGAACATCCCGATCCGCACCGCCGAGGGCCGGCGGATCCGGCAGGCCTTCGTCGTCGGCCCCGGCTACGAGTCGCTGCTCACCGCCGACTACAGCCAGATCGAGATGCGCATCATGGCCACCCTGTCCGAGGACGCCGGGCTGATCACGGCGTTCACCTCGGGCGAGGACCTGCACACGTTCGTCGCGTCCCGCGCGTTCGGGCTGCCGATCGACGCGATCGACCCCGAGCTGCGGCGGCGGGTGAAGGCGATGTCCTACGGTCTCGCCTACGGCCTGTCCGCCTACGGGCTGGCGCAGCAGCTGCGGATCACCCCGGACGAGGCGCGGGAGCAGATGACCGCCTACTTCGAGCGGTTCGGCGGCGTCCGCGACTACCTACGCAATGTCGTCGACGAGGCTCGCCGGGCCGGTTACACCGAGACGATCCTGGGTCGCCGCCGTTATCTGCCCGACCTGACCAGCGACAACCGCCAGCGCCGCGAGATGGCCGAGCGGATGGCGCTCAACGCGCCGATCCAGGGATCGGCCGCCGACATCATCAAGGTGGCGATGCTCGGCGTAGACCGGGCCCTGCGCGAGACCGGCCTGCGGTCGCGGATGCTGCTGCAGGTGCACGACGAGCTGGTCTTCGAGGTCGCCCCGGGCGAGCGCGAGCAGCTCGAGAAGCTGGTCCGCGACGAGATGGGCTCGGCCTACGAGCTCGCCGTACCGATGGATGTGTCGGTCGGCGTCGGCTCCACCTGGGACGACGCCGGCCACTGA
- a CDS encoding hotdog fold thioesterase, whose protein sequence is MADPAAMARLLDEAPEQLTARMGIVITEWDPKRLVATMPVTGNLQPYGLLHGGASCVLAETLGSIAAALNAGDDRQALGIEINASHHRAVRDGVVTGVCTPVHEGGSVATYAIEIADEQGRPTCTARLTCVLRGARRD, encoded by the coding sequence ATGGCCGACCCCGCCGCGATGGCCCGCCTGCTGGACGAGGCGCCCGAGCAGCTCACGGCCCGGATGGGCATCGTGATCACCGAGTGGGACCCGAAGCGGCTGGTCGCCACGATGCCGGTCACGGGCAACCTCCAGCCTTACGGCCTGCTGCACGGCGGCGCGTCCTGCGTGCTGGCCGAGACCCTCGGCTCGATCGCGGCGGCGCTCAACGCCGGCGACGACCGGCAGGCGCTGGGCATCGAGATCAATGCCAGCCATCACCGGGCGGTCCGCGACGGCGTCGTGACCGGGGTGTGCACCCCGGTGCACGAGGGCGGCTCGGTGGCGACCTACGCGATCGAGATCGCCGACGAGCAGGGGCGCCCGACGTGCACCGCCCGCCTCACCTGCGTCCTGCGCGGGGCGAGGCGCGACTAG